A single Coraliomargarita sinensis DNA region contains:
- a CDS encoding SixA phosphatase family protein: MKHLTLIRHAKSSWSDVSRGDFDRPLNARGLRDAPRMGAYLKKAKLPPVDRIVSSPALRARTTAELIAAALDVPNDSIVLEREIYAASLAALFTLVQGLNEANMHVVLVGHNPGFEQLAYALDPDFEGDGEKFPTCGVAQMELGIDTWSEIGEACAAKCQFVYPKLL, translated from the coding sequence ATGAAGCATCTCACCCTGATACGACATGCCAAATCGAGCTGGTCGGATGTCTCGCGGGGCGACTTCGACCGCCCGCTCAATGCGCGCGGCTTGCGGGACGCGCCGAGGATGGGCGCTTATCTGAAGAAAGCCAAGCTGCCTCCGGTGGACCGGATCGTGAGCAGTCCCGCGCTGCGGGCGCGCACGACCGCTGAATTGATCGCGGCTGCGCTGGACGTGCCAAACGACTCCATCGTCCTGGAGCGAGAGATTTATGCGGCTTCGCTGGCGGCGCTCTTCACCTTGGTGCAAGGCCTGAATGAGGCGAACATGCATGTGGTGCTTGTCGGGCACAATCCGGGTTTCGAGCAACTGGCCTATGCCCTGGATCCCGACTTTGAGGGCGACGGTGAGAAATTTCCGACCTGCGGCGTCGCGCAAATGGAGCTCGGGATAGACACTTGGAGCGAGATCGGCGAAGCTTGCGCGGCGAAGTGCCAATTCGTCTATCCTAAACTTCTTTGA
- a CDS encoding type II toxin-antitoxin system VapC family toxin, whose product MILDTCFLIDLQREARKSERGRATDFLQMHADAAFSISVISVTEFLEGFAEPGEGERLLRAYTRINLDSKVAGQAARIRRDLRLEGDLIGDFDILIAATALSESLPLVTRNVSEFSRIKGLELIAY is encoded by the coding sequence ATGATTCTCGATACTTGTTTTCTCATCGACCTTCAGCGCGAGGCGCGGAAGAGCGAGCGTGGGCGTGCGACGGATTTTTTGCAAATGCACGCCGATGCGGCCTTTTCCATTTCGGTGATTTCGGTGACGGAATTTTTAGAGGGCTTTGCCGAACCGGGCGAGGGCGAGCGGCTTCTTCGTGCCTACACACGTATTAATCTGGATTCAAAAGTGGCGGGGCAGGCGGCCCGGATCCGTCGGGACTTGCGACTCGAAGGCGATTTGATCGGTGACTTTGATATTCTCATCGCAGCCACTGCGCTCAGTGAGAGCTTGCCTTTGGTGACTCGGAACGTTTCCGAGTTCAGCCGTATCAAGGGGCTCGAATTGATCGCTTATTGA
- a CDS encoding antitoxin VapB family protein, producing the protein MAIKTISLELDAYERLKRAKRGKESFSSVVRRARFDAPKSTGAAILEETQALYRAKKGAPKKTLDYWAGVEAEESASPRISASEWANEE; encoded by the coding sequence ATGGCAATTAAGACAATCAGTCTGGAGCTGGATGCTTACGAGCGTCTGAAACGGGCGAAGCGGGGCAAAGAATCCTTTTCGTCGGTGGTTCGGCGCGCGCGCTTTGATGCGCCCAAATCCACGGGTGCGGCGATCCTTGAGGAAACTCAGGCTCTGTACCGCGCGAAAAAGGGTGCCCCGAAAAAGACGCTGGATTACTGGGCCGGGGTGGAAGCGGAAGAATCGGCTTCACCGCGAATCTCGGCTAGCGAATGGGCTAACGAGGAATGA
- a CDS encoding FKBP-type peptidyl-prolyl cis-trans isomerase, with product MRKNLSLKLLSAFTLTLAGLALPLTSTALADDTYSMTDTPSDVSAVPENAERTDSGLASRVLEEGSGSDSPAAADTVTVHYSGWTTDGKMFDSSVKRGQPASFPLNRVIPGWTEGLQLMVVGETRRFWIPAELGYGENPGGGRPGGMLVFDVELLEIQKAPEPPKVPEDVAAIPDNAEVHESGLASRVITAGSGEANPKASDNVTVHYSGWTTDGQMFDSSVMRGQPATFPLNRVIPGWTEGVQLMVEGETRRFWIPAKLAYGEKPPAGAPAGMLVFDVELLKIGR from the coding sequence ATGCGAAAAAATCTGTCACTGAAATTACTCTCTGCCTTCACGCTCACCCTGGCCGGTTTGGCTTTGCCGTTGACCTCGACAGCTTTGGCCGACGATACCTATTCCATGACTGATACACCGAGCGATGTAAGTGCCGTGCCTGAAAACGCCGAGCGGACCGATTCCGGTCTGGCTTCCCGTGTCCTGGAGGAGGGCAGCGGTAGCGATTCACCCGCTGCGGCAGATACGGTCACCGTGCACTACAGTGGTTGGACCACCGACGGCAAAATGTTCGACAGCTCGGTGAAGCGCGGTCAGCCCGCCAGCTTCCCGCTGAATCGTGTCATTCCAGGCTGGACCGAAGGTCTGCAGCTCATGGTGGTCGGTGAGACCCGCCGCTTCTGGATTCCGGCCGAGCTGGGCTATGGCGAAAACCCCGGCGGTGGACGCCCCGGCGGTATGCTTGTTTTTGATGTCGAACTTCTGGAAATTCAAAAGGCTCCCGAGCCCCCCAAGGTGCCGGAAGACGTCGCGGCTATTCCCGATAACGCCGAAGTTCACGAGAGTGGGCTTGCCTCGCGCGTGATCACTGCAGGCAGTGGTGAAGCCAATCCCAAGGCCTCCGACAATGTCACCGTGCACTACAGTGGTTGGACCACCGACGGCCAGATGTTCGACAGCTCGGTCATGCGCGGCCAGCCGGCTACTTTCCCGCTCAACCGTGTCATCCCCGGTTGGACGGAAGGCGTGCAACTCATGGTCGAAGGCGAGACCCGCCGCTTCTGGATTCCCGCCAAGCTCGCCTACGGCGAAAAACCACCCGCGGGCGCCCCGGCCGGTATGCTGGTCTTCGACGTCGAGCTGTTGAAGATCGGCCGGTAG
- a CDS encoding endonuclease/exonuclease/phosphatase family protein: MNSRDKPQPVLKVCVILLCTVGLLGSGPSCRAQVPDTKVPNKPAAFTILDLEVMSFNIRNGRAKDGENRWENRKGFVRDVIRAESPDVVAIQEAYHFQLEYLLAELEQYAVAGTGRDGGTKGEYSCILYLKDRFELMETNTFWLSETPEKPSVSWGNRYRRICTWAELRERTTQRELTIYNTHMDHQSVNAREKGAQLIMMRIAARQNENPFVLCGDLNADEDSKVIRYLKGQEALDAPNPIPLVDTWRVLHPDDKFGGTISDFNGWTDNVKIDHILAAPDVDVLSAEIIRTHREGRYPSDHYPVTARLRFD, encoded by the coding sequence ATGAACTCTCGCGATAAACCTCAGCCTGTCCTCAAGGTCTGCGTCATACTTCTCTGCACTGTCGGCTTACTCGGCAGTGGTCCATCCTGTCGCGCGCAGGTTCCGGATACAAAGGTGCCGAATAAACCGGCCGCATTCACGATACTGGATCTTGAGGTTATGAGCTTCAATATTCGTAACGGCCGGGCCAAAGACGGGGAGAATCGCTGGGAGAATCGCAAGGGCTTCGTCCGCGACGTGATTCGTGCGGAATCGCCCGACGTGGTCGCGATTCAGGAGGCCTATCACTTCCAGTTGGAATATCTGCTTGCAGAACTGGAGCAATACGCGGTCGCCGGAACCGGACGGGATGGTGGGACCAAGGGCGAGTATTCCTGCATCCTCTACCTGAAGGATCGATTCGAATTGATGGAGACCAACACCTTCTGGCTCTCGGAAACGCCGGAGAAACCCTCGGTCTCCTGGGGCAACCGCTACCGGCGCATCTGCACTTGGGCCGAACTGCGTGAACGGACGACGCAGCGCGAGCTTACCATCTATAACACCCACATGGACCACCAATCCGTCAATGCCCGTGAAAAGGGCGCGCAGTTGATCATGATGCGTATCGCGGCCCGCCAGAACGAAAACCCTTTCGTTCTCTGCGGCGACCTGAATGCCGATGAAGACAGCAAAGTGATTCGATATCTCAAGGGGCAGGAGGCTCTCGACGCACCCAATCCCATCCCGCTGGTCGATACCTGGCGCGTGCTACATCCGGATGATAAATTTGGCGGAACGATCAGCGATTTCAACGGCTGGACGGACAACGTGAAGATCGACCACATTCTCGCAGCACCGGATGTGGATGTGCTGTCCGCCGAAATCATACGCACCCACCGGGAAGGCCGCTACCCCTCGGATCATTATCCGGTAACGGCCCGTTTGAGATTTGATTAG
- a CDS encoding Gfo/Idh/MocA family protein encodes MKVGIIGTGWVTEKHLAALKKIEAAEVVAIAGRNQDRAQELAAPFGAKAYENYLPMLERESLDAVFILLPPHLHGDLERACAEHVGAVLIEKPITTSMEQAQAIHETFKRAGTLVSVGYQNRYRESVQRARACFTESSPGIMANGWWIEQMPPPSWWRRMDQSGGQFVEQCTHLVDLSRYLMGEITEVSAYRTNGFMTEVPDLSVDDGMVVNVRYASGALGSFCTGCFPLAGHALNGISLNLSTRKDRVVFETWDFAGTIHSGEGEITELPGTEDAFLVQNRAFLEAVAQKDGGKILSDYEDAMRTLAVTLAANESAREQNGAPVKVVNFNNS; translated from the coding sequence ATGAAAGTAGGCATTATTGGAACGGGCTGGGTCACGGAAAAACATCTCGCTGCCCTGAAAAAGATTGAAGCGGCCGAGGTGGTGGCGATTGCGGGTCGCAATCAGGACCGGGCGCAAGAGTTGGCTGCGCCTTTTGGGGCGAAGGCCTACGAAAACTATCTACCCATGCTGGAGCGTGAATCGCTGGACGCTGTTTTCATCCTCCTGCCACCTCACCTACACGGTGATTTGGAGCGCGCCTGCGCCGAACACGTGGGTGCGGTACTGATCGAAAAACCCATCACGACATCGATGGAGCAGGCGCAGGCGATCCACGAGACTTTCAAGCGCGCCGGGACTCTTGTCTCCGTTGGCTATCAAAACCGCTACCGCGAATCCGTCCAACGCGCGCGGGCCTGCTTTACAGAGAGCAGCCCGGGCATCATGGCCAACGGTTGGTGGATCGAGCAAATGCCGCCGCCGTCCTGGTGGCGGCGCATGGACCAATCCGGCGGGCAGTTTGTCGAGCAGTGCACCCACCTCGTCGACTTGAGCCGTTACCTCATGGGCGAGATTACCGAAGTCAGCGCCTACCGCACCAACGGTTTTATGACCGAAGTGCCGGACCTCAGCGTCGACGACGGGATGGTCGTCAATGTCCGCTACGCCTCCGGGGCACTCGGCTCCTTCTGCACCGGCTGTTTCCCGCTCGCCGGGCACGCGCTCAACGGCATCAGCCTCAACCTTTCCACGCGCAAAGACCGCGTGGTTTTTGAAACCTGGGACTTCGCCGGAACCATCCATTCCGGTGAAGGGGAGATTACCGAGCTACCCGGCACAGAGGACGCCTTTCTTGTGCAGAACCGGGCCTTCCTTGAGGCCGTCGCCCAGAAAGACGGCGGCAAAATTCTTTCCGACTACGAGGATGCCATGCGCACGCTCGCGGTCACTCTGGCGGCCAATGAATCCGCCCGGGAGCAGAACGGCGCGCCGGTCAAAGTGGTAAACTTTAATAATAGCTAA
- a CDS encoding VOC family protein, with translation MQVEKLKYTIWAADAERAAHFYQTVFGAEVVRKNPHIIELSVAGGLIAIHGGGEGKTTWTGLSFQVADVVAAAAEVIADGGKCEREPQPEDGEPPHLAMCEDTDGNQIMLTRARS, from the coding sequence ATGCAGGTAGAAAAACTTAAATACACCATCTGGGCGGCGGATGCCGAACGCGCGGCCCATTTTTATCAAACCGTGTTCGGGGCCGAGGTGGTTCGTAAAAACCCGCATATCATTGAGCTCTCGGTGGCCGGTGGCCTCATCGCTATCCACGGAGGCGGCGAGGGCAAAACCACTTGGACCGGTTTGAGCTTTCAAGTCGCCGATGTGGTGGCGGCTGCCGCCGAGGTCATCGCGGACGGAGGGAAGTGTGAACGGGAACCACAGCCGGAGGACGGGGAGCCACCGCACCTCGCCATGTGCGAGGATACCGACGGCAATCAGATCATGCTGACTCGGGCCCGCAGCTAG
- a CDS encoding DUF2309 domain-containing protein, whose amino-acid sequence MENSKPHFLAAEINAACAKIAPLWPLSHFVAVNPFLGFADQKFAAAADAHKRIQGSDTVLPKEWFKQKFEAGDIGLEDLRGAVAAATPEIADCFAAFDQPLTADQLVELLSEPEEEETPVYQTCSFSAYLDAREGTHWQRIIREEVAKWCAAYDDEGQSSWKFPWKDLSLYAGWKEAAQIDRNPELHGLAGFRQFVAGLPEDPHAVIEQAIETLQMPEARIGSLLYRILLTLPGWAGHLRYKDRELEIRGESGDSLLQLLAILLSYDLALYSMHADDKNCILGWQRNLEEDHADDGSSVIPLGLAQRLVWQSAMEHAFEQKLRLGINPSEESAGERPDVQAIFCIDVRSEVYRRALESTGLHVQTIGFAGFFGLPIDHKVPGLGGSQARCPVLLAPPVPTSDCKSGIEVSEFDQLLFQRVDARESKRTWKRFKEAASSCFTFVETIGLSYGLELFKDAFGISGKTGSDKGAPDFLVDMATKDRADLAEGILKGLGLLENFGRIVLFCGHGSATKNNPYASGLDCGACGGHAGDANARLAAALLNQADVRAELAERKINIPADTVFVGGLHNTTTDEVTLFDYEGADSTLVGQLRASLDQAGILCAIERSARLGDAGEQDDVVAAVRARSRDWSEVRPEWALAGNAAFIVAPRQWTAKANLQSRAFLHEYSAETDPEGAVLENIIGGPLVVGSWINLQYYGSATDNAHFGSGHKSIHNVVGGVGVALGNENDLRHGLPLQSVHDGEKLIHEPLRLHACIAADTKVLDGILERQEHVRHLVENGWVHLIALGADGKLWARRQPDGSWKQSVPREREVVA is encoded by the coding sequence ATGGAAAATTCCAAGCCACACTTTTTAGCCGCGGAAATCAACGCCGCCTGTGCGAAAATCGCTCCGCTCTGGCCGTTATCGCACTTCGTGGCCGTCAATCCCTTCCTCGGATTTGCGGACCAGAAGTTTGCCGCAGCGGCTGATGCGCACAAACGTATCCAGGGTTCGGATACGGTCCTGCCGAAGGAATGGTTCAAGCAGAAGTTTGAAGCTGGTGATATCGGTCTGGAAGATTTACGCGGGGCGGTGGCGGCAGCCACGCCCGAGATAGCCGATTGTTTTGCTGCTTTCGATCAGCCGCTGACCGCGGATCAGTTGGTCGAGTTGCTTTCGGAGCCCGAAGAAGAGGAAACGCCGGTCTACCAGACTTGCTCCTTCAGTGCATATCTCGATGCCCGCGAGGGAACGCACTGGCAGCGCATCATCCGCGAAGAGGTCGCCAAATGGTGTGCCGCTTACGACGATGAAGGCCAGTCGTCCTGGAAGTTTCCCTGGAAGGATCTGAGCCTGTATGCGGGATGGAAAGAGGCGGCGCAAATCGACCGCAATCCTGAGCTGCACGGTCTTGCGGGCTTCCGGCAATTTGTCGCCGGGCTGCCCGAGGATCCTCACGCCGTGATTGAGCAGGCGATCGAGACTCTGCAAATGCCGGAGGCCCGCATCGGGTCCTTGCTCTATCGCATTCTCCTGACCCTGCCCGGATGGGCGGGACACTTACGCTACAAGGACCGTGAGCTGGAAATTCGCGGCGAATCCGGAGACTCCCTGCTGCAATTGCTTGCTATTCTGCTCAGTTATGATCTGGCGCTCTACAGCATGCATGCCGACGACAAGAACTGTATCCTGGGCTGGCAGCGTAATCTGGAGGAAGATCATGCCGACGATGGTTCTTCCGTCATTCCGCTTGGGCTGGCACAACGCCTGGTTTGGCAGTCCGCCATGGAGCATGCTTTCGAGCAGAAGCTGCGTCTGGGGATCAACCCGAGCGAAGAGTCGGCAGGAGAGCGGCCGGATGTGCAGGCGATTTTCTGTATTGATGTACGTTCGGAAGTGTACCGCCGAGCACTGGAGTCGACCGGTCTGCATGTCCAGACCATCGGCTTCGCCGGATTCTTCGGCTTGCCCATTGACCACAAGGTTCCCGGCCTGGGGGGCTCACAGGCGCGCTGCCCGGTGCTGCTGGCACCGCCGGTGCCGACCAGCGATTGCAAGTCGGGTATCGAGGTTTCGGAATTTGACCAGCTCCTCTTTCAGCGGGTCGATGCCCGTGAAAGTAAGCGCACTTGGAAGCGCTTCAAGGAAGCGGCTTCGTCCTGCTTCACTTTTGTGGAAACCATCGGTCTGAGCTACGGCCTGGAGTTGTTCAAAGATGCGTTCGGTATTTCCGGGAAGACGGGTAGCGATAAAGGGGCACCCGATTTCCTCGTCGATATGGCGACAAAGGATCGGGCCGACCTGGCCGAGGGGATTCTCAAAGGTCTTGGCCTTCTGGAAAACTTCGGACGGATCGTCCTCTTCTGTGGTCATGGCAGCGCGACGAAGAACAATCCTTACGCCTCTGGCTTGGATTGTGGGGCTTGTGGTGGCCACGCCGGTGACGCCAATGCCCGCCTTGCAGCCGCCTTGCTCAACCAGGCCGACGTTCGGGCCGAGTTGGCCGAACGGAAGATTAACATCCCGGCAGATACCGTCTTTGTCGGTGGACTCCATAACACCACCACGGATGAGGTCACACTCTTCGACTACGAGGGTGCCGATTCCACGCTCGTAGGTCAGCTCAGGGCTTCACTGGATCAAGCGGGCATCCTCTGCGCGATCGAGCGTTCCGCCCGACTAGGTGATGCCGGGGAGCAGGATGATGTGGTGGCCGCTGTCCGTGCCCGGAGCCGGGACTGGTCGGAGGTGCGCCCGGAATGGGCACTCGCGGGAAATGCCGCCTTTATTGTGGCGCCGCGTCAATGGACGGCCAAGGCCAACTTGCAGAGCCGCGCCTTTCTGCACGAGTATTCGGCCGAAACCGATCCGGAGGGTGCCGTCCTGGAAAACATTATCGGAGGGCCGCTGGTGGTCGGAAGCTGGATCAATCTTCAATACTACGGATCCGCCACCGACAACGCGCACTTCGGCAGCGGCCATAAGTCGATCCACAACGTTGTGGGTGGCGTGGGCGTCGCCCTCGGTAACGAAAACGATCTCCGCCATGGCCTGCCGCTGCAATCCGTGCACGACGGTGAGAAGCTGATTCACGAGCCACTGCGCCTCCACGCCTGTATCGCCGCTGATACGAAAGTGCTCGATGGCATTCTCGAGCGGCAGGAACACGTGCGCCACCTTGTGGAAAATGGTTGGGTGCACCTGATCGCCCTCGGAGCCGATGGAAAGCTCTGGGCCCGCCGTCAGCCGGACGGCTCCTGGAAGCAGTCCGTTCCGCGTGAACGGGAGGTCGTCGCGTAG
- a CDS encoding proton-conducting transporter membrane subunit, with product METFISSLVLWIAPVSLLWVLLSSSWLNVRPRAAGRIAEVIAWAGFGCATMATSLWALFGKGPVVATLTDASWFGIRFDALSATILLLVCFLGAVILRFSKNYLAGDKKQGHFFKWMSVTLGAVMALVVAPGLVQFGLAWVATSMGLHKLLIYFPDRLGTLLSARKKSIVSRVGDLCLIGAFSGIYAIYGVQDFGQLFAATQLEGGSLGNYSWIGWLIILGALLKSAQFPFHTWLPDTMGAPTPVSALMHAGIINGGGYLVVRMSPVLVHTPAALQMLAICGALTAIYGSMVMLSQTSVKRALAYSTIAQMGFMLLQCGLGAFHLAVLHLVAHSLYKGHAFLSSGSAVETAKKLNAKPHYSRLNPSRIWPAVGVSMAIVIGLSFAFDVSPSEKPGMLVLSMVVVMALTQLLWTAMRRGQVGIAFAGTAGVAGSIAALYYLLAMFSEQILASSLPEKIPSAFLFESILAVLMLGFLITSIRFQDGEPGFLTVAYKRRLYVHALNGFYMNTIANRFARAIGLVPDDR from the coding sequence ATGGAAACATTCATCAGCAGTCTTGTCCTTTGGATCGCACCGGTCTCACTTCTGTGGGTGTTGCTTTCTTCCAGCTGGCTCAATGTTCGGCCGCGTGCTGCCGGACGTATTGCCGAGGTGATCGCATGGGCGGGCTTTGGCTGTGCTACCATGGCCACTTCGCTTTGGGCGCTTTTCGGCAAGGGGCCGGTGGTGGCGACGCTGACCGATGCCAGTTGGTTCGGTATTCGCTTCGACGCACTTTCGGCTACGATTCTGCTGCTTGTCTGTTTTCTCGGCGCAGTTATTTTACGCTTTTCCAAAAACTATCTGGCAGGCGACAAGAAGCAGGGCCACTTTTTTAAATGGATGTCGGTCACTCTAGGCGCGGTCATGGCACTGGTGGTCGCGCCGGGCTTGGTACAGTTTGGCCTGGCCTGGGTCGCCACCAGTATGGGGCTGCACAAGTTGCTGATTTATTTTCCCGATCGTCTGGGCACGCTGCTCTCGGCCCGCAAAAAATCCATCGTCAGCCGGGTGGGGGACCTCTGTCTGATTGGGGCCTTCTCGGGGATTTACGCCATTTATGGCGTACAGGATTTCGGGCAGTTGTTTGCCGCTACCCAGCTTGAGGGGGGCTCGCTGGGTAATTATTCATGGATCGGTTGGCTCATCATTTTAGGAGCGCTGCTTAAGTCGGCGCAGTTTCCGTTTCATACCTGGTTGCCGGATACCATGGGTGCGCCGACCCCGGTTTCTGCCCTGATGCATGCCGGTATCATTAACGGCGGAGGCTATCTGGTGGTCCGAATGAGCCCGGTTCTCGTGCACACCCCAGCCGCCCTGCAAATGCTGGCCATCTGTGGTGCGCTCACCGCGATCTACGGTTCCATGGTCATGCTCTCCCAGACCAGCGTGAAGCGCGCACTGGCCTATTCGACCATCGCGCAAATGGGCTTCATGCTTCTACAGTGCGGTCTCGGTGCCTTCCATCTTGCGGTGCTGCACCTGGTGGCTCACTCGCTCTACAAGGGGCATGCCTTTCTTTCCTCCGGTTCTGCGGTGGAAACAGCCAAGAAGCTCAATGCCAAGCCGCACTACAGTCGCCTCAATCCGAGCCGCATCTGGCCGGCAGTTGGGGTGTCGATGGCCATTGTGATTGGTCTGAGCTTCGCTTTCGATGTCAGTCCATCGGAAAAGCCGGGCATGCTGGTCTTGAGTATGGTCGTGGTCATGGCCCTCACGCAGCTGCTATGGACCGCCATGCGCCGCGGCCAGGTCGGGATTGCCTTTGCCGGGACCGCAGGTGTGGCGGGCAGTATTGCCGCGCTCTATTACCTGCTGGCGATGTTTTCGGAGCAGATCCTCGCCTCGTCCTTGCCCGAGAAAATCCCCAGCGCCTTTCTGTTCGAGTCGATCCTCGCCGTGCTCATGCTGGGCTTCCTGATCACTTCGATTCGCTTTCAGGACGGTGAACCCGGCTTTCTTACCGTGGCCTACAAGCGCCGCCTCTACGTGCACGCGCTCAATGGTTTCTATATGAATACGATAGCCAATCGCTTTGCCCGGGCCATCGGACTCGTCCCCGACGATCGCTAA
- a CDS encoding LysR family transcriptional regulator → MHQLNYHHLRYFHAIVREGTLTRAAERLNVSQSALSIQLKKLEESLECALFDRQHKTLSLTEEGRMVLNYAETIFKTGEEMLATLQNRSGRYRNVLRVGAVSTLSKNFQMSFLREALDDNELEVIIHSSSTRELYGQLRAHTLDLVLSNSPVPRDNERLLRSQLVDDQAVSLIGHRHHKKRRAFRFPEDLRDTPMVLPSKESSIRTRFDLIMEKAGIAPLIAAEADDMAMLRLIARETDVIALVPPVVVQDELKSGELVELYQIPDIHETFYAVTVQRRYPNPYLKKLLKET, encoded by the coding sequence ATGCATCAACTCAATTACCATCACCTTCGATACTTCCACGCCATCGTGCGTGAGGGCACACTCACCCGGGCTGCGGAAAGGCTGAATGTCTCACAATCCGCACTCAGCATCCAATTGAAGAAGTTGGAAGAGAGTTTGGAATGCGCGCTGTTCGACCGGCAGCACAAAACCCTGAGCCTGACCGAGGAAGGTCGCATGGTGCTGAACTACGCAGAGACGATCTTCAAGACCGGCGAGGAAATGCTGGCCACCTTACAGAATCGCAGCGGCCGCTATCGCAACGTGCTCCGGGTGGGTGCAGTTTCCACCCTGTCGAAAAACTTCCAGATGAGTTTCCTGCGAGAGGCACTCGATGACAACGAACTGGAAGTGATCATCCACTCATCAAGCACCCGCGAGCTGTATGGTCAACTGCGGGCGCATACGCTGGACCTCGTCCTCTCCAATAGCCCGGTGCCCCGCGACAACGAGCGCCTCCTGCGCAGCCAACTGGTGGATGACCAGGCCGTGAGTTTGATCGGACACCGGCACCATAAAAAACGCCGGGCCTTTCGCTTCCCCGAAGATTTACGCGACACACCCATGGTGCTCCCGAGCAAGGAAAGCAGTATCCGCACCCGCTTCGATCTGATCATGGAAAAGGCGGGCATCGCCCCATTGATCGCGGCCGAAGCCGACGACATGGCCATGCTCCGTCTGATCGCCCGCGAAACCGACGTGATCGCACTGGTGCCCCCGGTGGTGGTCCAGGACGAGCTCAAGTCCGGCGAGTTGGTCGAGCTCTACCAGATCCCCGACATCCACGAAACCTTCTACGCGGTAACCGTCCAGCGGCGCTATCCGAACCCGTATTTGAAGAAGCTGCTGAAGGAAACGTAG
- a CDS encoding histone deacetylase family protein has protein sequence MRCYYDPDYFLPLPVGHPFPMEKFPDAHALVKDVVEVCPIPRLERTVIERAHDAAYLDAVSQDDERGQPHGLLRYDRNRLGLPACPRLLERSMLETAGTVAATLAAMEDGMAANLAGGTHHAFPGRGLGFCVLNDVAIAIEHLRALGRKPDQILIVDTDAHQGNANHAYFRNDPVVFTYSIHVGKNYPAAKEPGDQDVPLPRWVDGRDYLEALRGTLPSAFAQTEPDLIFWISGADCHAEDRFGQMRLSNEEMTARDDFVLSLCEEYAAPTVVVYGGGYHREPGMTGWLHAQTVLRAAKVACRFPVHLV, from the coding sequence GTGCGCTGCTATTACGATCCGGACTACTTTCTCCCGCTTCCCGTGGGGCATCCCTTCCCTATGGAGAAGTTCCCGGATGCGCACGCTCTGGTCAAGGATGTCGTCGAGGTCTGCCCCATCCCGCGGCTGGAACGCACCGTAATCGAACGAGCGCATGATGCGGCTTACCTCGATGCGGTCAGCCAGGACGACGAACGCGGTCAGCCACACGGCCTGCTCCGCTACGACCGCAACCGCTTGGGCCTGCCCGCTTGCCCGCGCCTGCTGGAGCGCTCGATGCTTGAGACGGCCGGAACCGTGGCGGCGACACTGGCCGCTATGGAAGACGGCATGGCCGCCAACCTGGCCGGCGGCACGCATCATGCCTTTCCCGGACGCGGCTTGGGCTTTTGCGTGCTCAATGATGTCGCAATAGCGATCGAGCACCTCCGCGCACTCGGCCGCAAGCCCGACCAGATTCTGATCGTCGACACCGACGCCCATCAGGGCAACGCCAACCATGCCTATTTCCGAAACGATCCCGTCGTATTCACTTATTCGATACACGTAGGCAAAAATTATCCCGCAGCCAAAGAGCCTGGCGATCAAGACGTACCTCTACCCCGCTGGGTCGACGGTAGAGATTATCTTGAAGCCTTAAGAGGCACCCTCCCGTCCGCCTTTGCCCAGACCGAGCCCGACCTGATCTTCTGGATCAGCGGAGCCGACTGTCATGCGGAGGATCGCTTCGGTCAAATGCGCCTGAGCAACGAAGAGATGACGGCCCGTGACGATTTCGTCCTCAGCCTATGCGAGGAGTATGCGGCACCGACAGTCGTCGTTTACGGCGGAGGCTATCACCGCGAACCCGGCATGACCGGTTGGCTACACGCACAAACGGTGCTGCGGGCGGCGAAGGTAGCCTGTCGTTTTCCTGTACACTTGGTGTAG
- a CDS encoding PIN domain-containing protein: MSADYFLDTNVLVYAFDQTAPEKQARARELIEIEHNWSISWHVLQEFSSVALHRFAKPVSPHFLKNFIELVLWPKCQVMPSQSLYQNACDLHAHTQYRYYDSLILAAAIESGATRLYSEDFQDGRPFGSLIVQDPFQIGR, translated from the coding sequence ATGAGCGCTGATTATTTTCTGGATACGAACGTACTGGTCTATGCCTTCGACCAGACTGCACCCGAAAAACAAGCACGTGCCCGTGAACTTATCGAAATAGAGCATAACTGGTCGATCAGTTGGCACGTATTACAGGAATTCAGCTCTGTTGCGCTGCATCGTTTTGCCAAACCGGTAAGCCCGCATTTCCTTAAGAATTTCATCGAACTGGTTCTCTGGCCAAAGTGTCAAGTCATGCCCTCGCAGTCGCTCTATCAAAACGCCTGCGACCTACATGCGCACACACAATACCGCTACTATGATTCTCTCATACTGGCCGCTGCGATTGAATCGGGTGCGACTCGTTTATATTCCGAAGACTTCCAGGACGGGCGGCCATTTGGAAGCTTAATCGTCCAAGACCCGTTCCAAATCGGGCGATAG